From the genome of Gryllotalpicola protaetiae:
GCGACCGACTCGTGGTGCAGAAGCACTTCGAGCTGGCGCGCGAGGTGCCGATTCCAGAGGGCGAGGGCGGCCACGGCGGCGGCGACGCCCGCCTGCTGCGCGAGGTGTTCGTCGGCGTGGGCGCCGACCCGCTCGGGCACGCGGCCGACTGGCGCGACGGCGTGCGTGCCGTCTCAGTCGGGCTCGCCGGGAACCGCTCGCTCGAGAGCGGCCAGGCCGTGACCGTCGAGGAGCTCGGGCTGGGATCCGGGGACGAGCGATGAGCACGATTCTCGTCACCGGCGGCGCAGGCCGGCTCGGCCGCAGCGTCGTCACTGTGCTCGCCCACGCCGGGCACGACGTCGTCTCGGTCGACCGGGTCGAGGTCCCGGGCCTGCCCGCGACCCAGATCGTCAGGGAGCTCGGCGACGCCGCGTCCTTCCGCGAGGTCTTCGAGGCGCATCAGCCGGACGCCGTCGTCCATCTGGCGGCGATCGCCGTGCCGTTCAGCGCCCCCGACGAGGTGATCTATCGCACCAACACCACGCTCGCATTCGGGGTCGTCGAGGCGGCGAAGCAGACGGGTGTCGGCACGGTGCTCATCGCGAGCAGTCCGACGGTCATCGGCTACAACGCGCCGGACGGTTGGCAGCCGACCTTCCTGCCGCTCGACGAGGACCACCCGCTCGCGCCGTGGAACGCGTACTCTCGGGCGAAGGTCAAGATCGAGGAGTTCGTGGAGGAAGAGGTGCGCGCGGGCACTCCCCTGCGGCTCGGAGTCTTCCGCCCCTGCTATGTGATCGCGCCGGAGGAGTGGTTCGGGGCACCGACCCAGCAGGGCCACACCATCGAGGAGCGCCTCGACGACCCGGCCCTGTCGGCGGTGTCCCTGTTCAACTACGTCGACGCGCGCGACGCGGGCGACTTCGTGCTCGCGTGGCTCGCGCAGCCGCACGCCGCGCCGAACGGCAGCGTGTTCTTCGTCGGCGCAGGCGATTCCCTCGTGCGCGAGCCCGTTCCCGGCGCCCTCGCGCGGTTCGTGCCAGAGACTGCGGCGCTCGCCGATGCTCTCGGCGACACCGACCCCGTCTTCTCGAGCGCGCGCGCCGAGCGGCTGCTCGGCTGGAGTCCGCGGCGCTCATGGCGCACGGAGTTCGCAGCGGAGTCGGACGAGTCGGAAGAGGCGCGGGAATCGGAGGCCACCGCATGACAGGGTTCGCGTTCGCCGACGGGCCGCTGTTCTTCCCCGTCACGCCGTTCGACGAGGCAGACCGCGTCGACGCCGAGCTGCTCGCGCAGCACGTCGCGAGCGGTGTCGAGGCGGGCACCGCCGGCGTGTTCGCGGCCTGCGGCACGGGCGAATACCACGCGCTGTCCGCCGAGGAGTCCGCCCTCGTCGTGCGCGAATCGGTGGCCGCCGTCGCCGGGCGGGTGCCGGTGCTCGCGGGCGCGGGCGGGCCGTTGGGGCACGCGCGCCAGGTCGCGCGTGCCGCGGCGGATGCCGGCGCCGACGGCCTGCTCGTGATGCCGCCGTACCTCGTCGGCGCCCCGCAGGCGGGGCTGCTCGCCTACGTCGATGCGATCACGCAGGCATCCGCTCTGCCTGTCATCGTGTACCACCGCGCCAACGCGCAGCTCACGGAATCGACCGTCGCGGCGCTCGTCGAGCGCGACCACGTCGCAGGCATCAAGGACGGCGTCGGCGACGTCGCGCTCATGCAGCGCTTCGTGCTCGCCGCGCGGCGAGCTGGGCGCGAGCTGCAGTTCTTCAACGGGCTGCTCACGGCTGAGCTCAGCCAGGCGGCGTACCGCGCGATTGGGGTGCCGCTGTACTCGTCAGCCGTGTTCGCGATGGCCCCCGACCTCGCCACCGCCTGGTTCGAGGCCTACCGCGACGGCGACGACGCCCGTCAGCAGGAGCTGCTCGACGGCTTCTACGTGCCGCTCGTGCGGCTGCGCGACGAGACGCCTGGCTTCGCGGTCTCGCTCGTCAAGGCGGGCGTTCGGCTCGCCGGGCTGCCGGTCGGGTCGGTGCGCGCCCCGCTCACCGACCCGACTCCGGAGCAGACCGGGCGCCTCGCCGCGATCATCGCCCAGGGCAGAGCGCTGCTGTGAACCAGGCGGTCATCGCGGCGATCCGCACACGGCTGAAGCGCATC
Proteins encoded in this window:
- a CDS encoding NAD-dependent epimerase/dehydratase family protein, with the protein product MSTILVTGGAGRLGRSVVTVLAHAGHDVVSVDRVEVPGLPATQIVRELGDAASFREVFEAHQPDAVVHLAAIAVPFSAPDEVIYRTNTTLAFGVVEAAKQTGVGTVLIASSPTVIGYNAPDGWQPTFLPLDEDHPLAPWNAYSRAKVKIEEFVEEEVRAGTPLRLGVFRPCYVIAPEEWFGAPTQQGHTIEERLDDPALSAVSLFNYVDARDAGDFVLAWLAQPHAAPNGSVFFVGAGDSLVREPVPGALARFVPETAALADALGDTDPVFSSARAERLLGWSPRRSWRTEFAAESDESEEARESEATA
- a CDS encoding 5-dehydro-4-deoxyglucarate dehydratase; the encoded protein is MTGFAFADGPLFFPVTPFDEADRVDAELLAQHVASGVEAGTAGVFAACGTGEYHALSAEESALVVRESVAAVAGRVPVLAGAGGPLGHARQVARAAADAGADGLLVMPPYLVGAPQAGLLAYVDAITQASALPVIVYHRANAQLTESTVAALVERDHVAGIKDGVGDVALMQRFVLAARRAGRELQFFNGLLTAELSQAAYRAIGVPLYSSAVFAMAPDLATAWFEAYRDGDDARQQELLDGFYVPLVRLRDETPGFAVSLVKAGVRLAGLPVGSVRAPLTDPTPEQTGRLAAIIAQGRALL